In Corticium candelabrum chromosome 1, ooCorCand1.1, whole genome shotgun sequence, the genomic stretch CGTTCATATGCATGTCTCAAAGTGATTATGCTCTAAGCTAGCATGGCTTGCTTTTGTGATTTGGCTGTTATCGCTATGGCCACAAGCTTAATTTTGACAATTATTTTAGATAAATCTAGGAAACAGGCTATTGGCAGTTCCAGATCTTTCACTCTAGGCACTTGGGAGGTTCAAACCAAGCAGAAACTATCGTAGATTTGCTGCTTCGTTTTAGCTGAAAATCTAGCTGGTATAACACATGCACAGAGGACAAAAAACTATAATGAAACATGCCTCAGCTATTGATGTGGCTTGTGCATGGACTGAGTAATGAATAATTAGAAGTTGTTAAATAACCAAAGAGAGTACTGCAATGAATTTATAGCAtactgttgtttttgtttgagTGCATTATCACTAAACATTTAAACAAGATACTAGATAAAAGCAAGCTAGACAAAAGCAAGACAGTTTACAAATTCTAAAGTTTGAGCTTGTGAAAAATTCTGTCCAGCAGAAGAAGCAAACACAGCAAGACAACCATGCAGAAGCATGTGTTGGATGTCAACAGAGTTGTTTTATTCGATTTGCATCTCAAATTTAATGCACACCACTTCTTCTTTTTTCTCATTCAGGAGCTGAAAGAAGACCTCCACTGGTGCCTACCCGGTACATAGAAGACACATTAACAAATACTCATGAAACAATGTAAACATAGCTTGATTGTTGGACAACACAGGCAACTGGCACATGTATATGGATGCTTGTGCATAGTTGTCTTATATAGAACATTTTCTTACATAGAACATAGATACAGAATTTGTGATAAGTGGATGTTTATGTAAATAATTGCATTGAGATAGTTTAGTTGATGCTACTTACTATTAGGCTGCATTGTACTGTAGCTGCAAAGCTGTTTTATGCAATATTTTCTGAACCCTTGGAGCTCATTAATGAGTAGATGTTGATGGAAAATAATACATTTTTTGTtcactactgctactactgctacCAGGGGCATCAGAAGCAAATGTAACGTGTTTTGCCTAGTGGAAGTACTACCTGGTAGTGCTACTACTGCTACCAGGTCTCATTTTGACAGCTAAAACACTGACACTGAAAACTTGCCAGATAATCACTATGGCTCTTAAAACGGAAACTCTGAATATCGAGCAACTTGATGACCTTGAATATTTAATACGCATCACGATCTGGTAAACATAtgttagctatttaatcaacTACCAAGTAACCGCTAAACAGTAAGTATATGCTTGGCTAACTGGCAAGAGTCCGtttttttgaaaagtggtATGACCAAGACCGTGCGGCTGATGCCCTTCTGATGCCCTTCTGATGCCCCTGGCTACTGAGACTTAaagctggttcacaatattgacgctgacgctcagctgagcgtcaacattAAAAACACCCCCCTTGACGCAGGCGggatcctttgatgttgatgctgatgctgatgctggaataggattcatttctattccagcgtcagcgtcaatattgtgaaccaagctGTATGATGTACTTAGAAAATCTTGCTACATAAACAGCTAAACAACTAAAAGTATACAGCTACTACTACAACTACTAACAATAATAACCAATACAGTCTTACATATGCAACTGAAAGTTTAGTTAAGGTACTTATTACTGTTACTAAAGTAAACAAATGTCAATCAAATTAAGTCACAGGTTAGAGAAGCATGCGACTCTCAGCCTCTTTTTAACGCTGGAAAACTTTCTTGACCTGTTACCACCTAAACAAATCAAAGATAAGTTGAAAGTAGAGGCAGGAAATAGTCATGGCAGCTTGCTTCTATTTTGTTGGAAAGGAGCAATGATAATCTTTTAAGGAAAGTTTCCTGTGCCACCAATGCAAGCAAACATAAAAGGAGTAAATGATGGTTGCTCCACTTTTTGGATTTGTTCATCATACTTCCTCTTTTTTTCAAGCTCGTGTTTTTTGTAACAAGATATATGTTGGTTGTGCAATAAGACTGCATTCAGACTCGAGCATCACACAGCTCCGAAATTTCAACCTTGTTTCATCTCTAGAGCTAGTCTCTGGTGATATAACCTCTCCACTTAACAGATGCAAGAGTGGCTCAGTTTCAACATTGTAACATATTTCACTTAGCAATCAAATTGAAACAACTTGGACTTCATGACGTCTCACGGATCAATAACAGCTTGTGGGGCAAGATAGAGCATGATCAACAGAATAATCGGCTTTGCAGGCACATTGATTGACAAGATTGACGGGTTCCACCCATAGTGTAAACCTAAAGCGTCACAGAACTCTGACTTGGCCAACAAAATACATGTTGTTCAAAGATGAAGGACTGCTAACCAATTTGATGCACTTTCTTCTTTGTAACAGTATAAACACTTGTTCTAACCTGCAGTTTTTGTCTGGTTGTCCTGCTTCTGTAGTTTGAGACTTTGTTGCTATCTATTGCTGATGAATGGCCGGCCTCAGTAATTTCTTACGTACCACTACTACAATACTGCTATACTACCTAGACATATGGTGTATTTGGAACTATATTTACAATACTGCTATTTACCACTACTACATTGTACTACTACATTTATACTACTATGTTGTCCACAACACTCAAAAGTAAATTTGCAAACTGATGTTAAAAGCatacaatacattacattTCATATTTGCAAAATTTTCTACATGCCACATATGAGTACAGTATACTTACCGATGGAGCAAGCTTTGGAACAGGAACCATGGTAGTGTAGTATGCAAGCACACCAGCTTTGAGGGGGCACGTTATGTTAGAATTTGAGCAGGCATTAGCGTTCGGAAGGTCAAAAGGAACTAATGGCAGTATACCAAGTTTCCCATGCACAACAGCTGTGAGATTAGTCACAGTAACACCTATATTGTGAAAATAGCACAGTGAGTACAGTTCAGAGCACAGAACTTATTAACGAATGCCACTGCAGCTTACTTGGTACAAATGTGATAAATGCTGTAGCATTGACACCTTTCTGTACTtgacaaggtgactttgcacatggATCTAGTGTAACATTCGTTGCTTTGCCATATTTGGCAGCTATTAAATAAAACACAGTTGCATTAATACCTAGGTGTTTGTATAGGTAATCAATCAACTCACGCTGATATTCTGATCCACTGCAATGTTCAAATCCGGTAGGTCCTGGAGTAGCACAGGTTGCTTGAAAACAGCAAATAGCACCAAGAAGCAGAATCCACATGGGTGCAATTAAGATTACTCTCACCAATGTCACCTGATGGCTATTTCACGTGATTTGAACCAAACTCCCACGTAAGAATCCAATCAATCATGTTAATAATTAGATAGATCAGAGTGCTAATAATTCATAATTAAAAGCTATAATCAGCTCATGGAACACCTTCTTTACAAACTAGCGTCTACATAGCAGGTAAGgttttgtaattattaatcaatcaattcaTCTGATCACCTTCACGTCTTATTTCAGACTCCTGATATGAATGCTATGCTGGCTTCTGAAAGCGGCTTGGTCACATATATGCGCGTGCGCAGTTTAGCCTTTCCTTGGAGTGGCCAGAATGCACACTAGAAGGCATGAAGGCAGGTAGTTGTTGGTCTGCAGATAAATGCTGGACTACAATGTATACATGACGTGTAATTGATTCTGGCCATGCAGCTGCACAACTTGTCAACGTTTGAAAGTTGAGCAATACTTGCTTCCCGAGTACTATGCAGTATGAGGTACATGTGATATTTCAATCATATGGAAGCCACAAGTGGACACTATACTCAGGCGGGCCTGAAGATGCCATTTCACCATTAGAATGTTAG encodes the following:
- the LOC134197149 gene encoding ecdysteroid-regulated 16 kDa protein-like, producing the protein MWILLLGAICCFQATCATPGPTGFEHCSGSEYQPAKYGKATNVTLDPCAKSPCQVQKGVNATAFITFVPSVTVTNLTAVVHGKLGILPLVPFDLPNANACSNSNITCPLKAGVLAYYTTMVPVPKLAPSAPVEVFFQLLNEKKEEVVCIKFEMQIE